GCCGAAACCAAACATGCGGTCGAAGCCAAACATGCGGCCGTAGCCAAACCTGTGGCCGAAGCCATATCTGCGGCCGTAGCCAAACCTGCTGTTGAAGCCATGCGACCGTAGCCAAACCTACTACCCGTATGACCCGTCGGTCCTTTACGGTCGTAGCCAAACCTTCGTCCCGAATGTCCCTTACATCCTCTTAACCGGTTCCCTTAAATAACTCAATTCGATTATACTTTCTTTAACGCATTATAATTTCATGACTTAGATTCTCAAGATCAAACATTCATTTCTCACATAAACATCCTAGCATAATTCTATTATCAATCCATCAATTCTAGCATGCATTTCTTAAGAACACAATGAAcaaactttccttaaatgaaTTCTATCATACATTTTCCTATGAACACGATGAACAAACTTTCCATAAACGGATTCTATCCAAGCATAAACATGATCATACTGAATCAAACCAGACAAACAATTCTTATTGGACTGCCACAAATCACATCATCACCTTAGCTGAATCTCAAGGATTCGAAGACTCAGAACTACCTAGCATTTTCAAGCGATGAACTTCTTAGCTCCTCCTTGCTGAATCCCTCTTCTCGGACTTCTCTCTTTACCAACTAGTTTCTGCTCTCTAACTTCTCTCTAATCTTGCTTTCTGAATTGTGTGAAAAAATGAGAGCTCAAGGGGTCCTTATATAAGATTTCTTAAGCTTTCTCACCAAGCCGAACACTTAATGCCAGTTTCCTTATTTGGCTTGGTCAAAGATCACTCACCATCAATGGcttgatttgatatttttgattCTTTCCTTGGATGATTCCTGCAGATCCGACATTCCTTTTGTATTATCCCGCAATTATAGCTAGTCAAACTTTCCTTACTTGGAACCCGCATTATCCAACAGCTGAACATCTTTAATTGGTCTCGCGGTCTTAATTTCTCCGTATGTATGCTCTGATAGTTCCATGATCGGTTTACCATCGCTCAACCCATTTTGAATATTTCCATGAACTCACTAAAAATCTGACActtagttaaaaatacatttatttttcaaatcttCATGAATACAAGCGTCTCCAAACTTAGAAAATAGAACGCGAGAGGTTTTATTTTACAAGGAGCGAGTGTCTCCACACTTAGAAAAATAAGCTCCTTGTAGAATAAAACCTCTCGCGttctattttcttcaaaattaaaaatattccgGGAACGGGTTACGAGGTACTTTATTGCTTAGTTTGGCTTTTATGGAAGCTTTAAGGGCATCTGCATCAATAAACCTTGAGTGGGGTtcataactttaattttttattattatttttttacttttttcgtttgatttaaaaaaaaaaaaaaattaagcagaCCAATCGCGGGCCACCACGTAGCGTGGGGTCCGCGATACAGTGATGAACCAGGTTCAGGCAGGATGAGTTCACAAAAAAGAgaatatttaaacttttttttttgggaaaagtGTGAACTTCTGCATATGCTCTAACAATTTGTACGCATAAACTCATCATCAAACCTTTTTCTTAAAGGCGGTACAAATTTTTGAAAGCTCTGTTAAAAAACAAACCTAGAATTCCAGCAAAAGTCCAACTTGGGACTGAATCATATGAAGAATACAAGTTGAGCACATCCAAGTTCCAAAACTAATCCTACAATTCGCAGATTCAGATTGAAATTAGTTGACTCAGAGAACTCTCACACACGATGTCCCACCCACCACAACTAGGATTGTGAGCCGGGTCGGTAGAGATGATGAGATAAACTACTGTATGTATGTTCCAGGAACATTTGTGTTGATCATTCGATTTTGTAGAAAACATAATAATCCATTAGGGTAGCTGCTGAGTAGACTTATCCTtggtcttttaaaaaaaaagaaggtaaagTATCAACGTGATCCTGGCCATGTTGTTGATCTTACTAATTTAAGCAGGCGATTTGTATATGTTATTATTGttgtaatatataaaatcaattcTTGTATTTCTTACAAATGCCTGACTTGGTTGGTCGTAAACATGTATTTATATTCTTAGCTAGGAAACATTTATTTCTTCCTAGGGATGTAAAAGCCGAAAaatgaagagaagagaaagatcCCTCCACTTCTTCTGCTCTCGAAACTATCTCATGGATGGCTTAGTGGGCAAGGTAGGTACACTCTGCTCATCCCTGAAGAAGTTTTCTGGATCCACTGCTGTTTTTACTTTGACCAACCGATCAAAATTCTCTCCGAAGTACTTTCTCCCGTAAACCTCTGCTTCTCTATAACTGTTTGGGCCATGACTGTTGGTCCCTATCTCAAGATCCCTGTAGTTGAGATACGTGTGCCTAGGATTCTTGGTGACGAAAGGAGCCATGTAGCTGTAGAAGCTTCTGGTCTTTTCCATGAAACTGTTCTCCGCTTCTATCCCCGCATCTTTCCAGTTCATCGAGTGCTGCACCTTGAATAGCCTTTTCCTGTGAGGGAAGGGGGTCTTCGTGGTAGGCACTTGGCACATTATCCCTCCATAGGGATTGAAGACGAGCCCTAGTTTCCCAGTCTCCATCAACTTGGTAAACAGGAAACCTAGACCTTCTTTGCTGATCTCTGTCTCCACGTAATCCGATTTCCTTTTCAAGAAAGACGCTGAATCAGGCTCTCTATCCAGCAGAATCTCGGGTTTAATCAGCGTGGCGTTATCGCTGTTGGCCCACCACATCACCGACTGTATCCACGTCATCTCCGTGCAGTTCTCCGTCCTCAGACCAAGCTCCGGGAATTCTTTGCCCAGCAGAGACAAGAGGTCGCTCTGTCTCCCCAAGAACAAGGCCACCACCGACGCTCGAACCGTCTGAGTTGTGTTCATCGTCTTGGGTTGCAAGAGTAGCCTCATGAACAGATCCGGGCTTGTCTTGGGAGCAACAAACTGCCATTTATGGACCATGTCTAGTGCATTTTCCTCTAGCGTTTTCTCCACTCTGAACACAGTCACTGTCGGAGGAACAGCAACGAGTTTTATCTTGAAGGCTAAGATCACACCGAAGCTCGCACCTCCCCCGCCTCCAATCGCCCAGAAAAGATCCTCTCCCATCGATTTCCTATCAAGAATCCTCCCGTTCACGTCCACGATCTTGGCGTCGGTGACGTAATCAACGGAGAGTCCGTATTTTCTGATCATGTTTCCGTAGCCTCCGCCGCTAATGTGACCTCCAGCGCCGACGGTGGGACAGACTCCGGCGGGAAAACCATGAGATTTGCTTTTCTGCCAAATGCTGTAATAAACCTCGCCCAGAGTAGCGCCGGCTCCGACCCATGCAGAGCCGCCGCCGTCGGCCATATCGACCGTGATGTTACGGAGATACGACATGTCGAGGACGAAGTAAGGGCGGTTAGATATGTAGGAAACGCCATCGTAGTCGTGGCCGCCGCTACGAGTCTTGAGCTGGAAGTTGAGAGATTTGGTACAGAGGACGGTGGCCTGGACGTGGGCCTCCGAACGCGCCGCGATTACGATCAAAGGTTTGGGGGATGTGGAAGTGTTGTAACGCGCGTTTCGGATGTAGGCACGCAGCGTCGGGGTGAAACTGGCACTGCTCTGTGGCAAAACAACGTCGCATAGCTTATTTGGAGCTGTACATGTTTGGTTGCTGAAACACTTGAGAAAGCTTTCGTAAATTGGCTGATTCGACGGGTCGACAGCGAGAGAACTTGAGGCAAGGCTaagaaatataattaaacaagagagtttcttcatcttttttATTACTATTAAGAAACTCTCTTGTTCTATTGTTGTTTTCTTAGCTAATTGAATTTCTTGTTGTACGGAGTATTCTCATTGGCATAAATAGTACACGAGTTCTTCAAAATTTAGTCATAGTTCCTATCTTTAGACATGGTTATGACCTGCTAATGGTCAAAGCGTGATGTGCGGGTTTCTGAAATTTCTTGGTTTGTGATTCAGAGATCTCTATATAGTCAATTTTTAAGATCATTTTCATTATGTGATGTATGTATATGAAATCTTGATTGTTAGCATTGTTTAATAACAAATAAAGTTTTGGTAGAGGGCGGAGCTACGTGACATACGGAGGGGGCAGCTGCCcccaatatttctttttaatgatACTTAAATGATCTTATGCTAACTTCGGGCTTCTTTGGTTATTTCTGATGGTGCGGCTTCATTGGCGGTTTTAATGCTACATTGGGTGATACGATGTGAAGGATTGTGTCTTTTAAGTTTAAGGTCTAGTCTTTATTTCTACTAGATCTacttttaaattgttaaatttttattttaaattttgtgtgAATGTTATCATTTACCCAATTTTAAAATCTTGTTACATTTATGTAACCAAAAATTCATTATAGTAACACCactaaaaaataaagataatataAGTAGGTTggaatttttcttctttttatttgtgttGAATTTTTGCTTAATTCTTACGTGGAATGCTGTAATactatttttgtatattaatttttcccttaaattattataatatttttaataatgtctATAAGTTTAGTTCTTATTATTGTATAAGAAATATTATATGATAATGTTTGAattatatagataaaaactaattattttacttAAGAAATTTACTATAAAATACTGCCCTctattttatcaatatttttattttaacaatttttctaTTAAGCAAATAAAATCACTATAAAATCCATTGTAGttcatatctattttattaCATACATAGATGATTAAATTCGAGTACATCTTATAACATACATAAATCAGAGAATATCATAAATTACtttatataaaacatgaatgaagtttttattttttttgaaaaagcaCAGGAATGAAGTTAAATACAACTAATCTTTAAGATGCGTAAATTTTACTACAACacgtatatttattattaagcaAGGTTTAGAACAATAATAATAGGTTTTTCAGAAACTATATTGTCTGCTTGTAATAGTAATAAGCATGATCACCATCATtgtttgatgatgatgaataacaatttttatagacagccataaacacacaaaaaaaaaactgatgggAATCTTTTATTCTCATTCGATCATTGAAGTAAGCTTTTTGATGTAATGGCTTGAACCACACAGTGGTAGGTGGTGTTATGATGTATTGGCATTTGAGAGAACATAGATAGTCTTTACGAAGACTGGAACGCCACACAAAAGGAAAGGTACCTAAAATCAAAACTTTCTAGAGAAGGTCAAGAAGCATACATAAAACCGATACTTTCCAGAGACACCGCACAAGATACTAACTACGAATGTTAAGGCTAGGAGCGAGAGACTCAGAGTGTGGAGTGTTGTACTGTTGACCAAGTGTGTCACCACCTTTCAACATTTGAACAGCAGGCCTAGCATGAATCATAGACAGATACACATCTCCAATTTCCAAGACGCATGCAGGATTAACCGAGATGAATCCGATCACGAAATCTGAATGAACCAGTGTAGTCTCCTGTAGCAAGGTTACCAGCAGACTGGTGCAATTTTGCTCGCTCCTTCCTCCTTccgaagaaaaacaaaaccaagaGAGGTCGTTCAAATTCAGTAAACTATCCCGAAGAGACTCAAAATTATCTGCAGCAAACAAATAAGATTATTACTCTGCGTATGGTTTATTAAGACAGTTGGTGATGGTTTTCAAAGTTCGGTACCTTTTAGACCATTCTTCAAGAAACTCGTTGTCCTTGTGGTGATCAAACTCGTGCGTCATTCTGACTAAAAGACCTCTTTTAGCACACAGACGTTTGACTGTCTCTAGTATctacacaaaacaaaaaataagcatatataaatcatgaaatgaagaaaaaacGATCTTTCAAATTTAACTAACATGTGGGAAACGTAAGTGAGTTTGAGTGATCCTGTCTACAGTCACAGTCAAAGAAAGAATCTGAAAACATCAGCAGAGTGTTTGAAACATAAGacatacaaatttataaatgcATAAGGATGATTTGTGTTAACCTTAAATGATGTATCAAAGATAAGCAGATCTAGTTGTCCACCACCAGATTTTGATATAATTGTATGCTCCAAAGACGATGAGTTTGAGATATCTTCTATGagagtataagaaaaagaatgtGCACTAAGCAATCTGTTACACTTGCTGTACTCAGTGCTTGGAGGAAAACGTGAAACATCGAATATATAAGCCACTCTTGAATCTTGATTTTTTCTCCAAAAAGGAAACCAAGACAGACATAGTCTTCTCCATGCATCACCTACGGCGTAACTAAAGATTGAGATTCCACATAGATGCAGCAGGGAGACATGAAAGAGGCTTTGATTAACTTGCTGGAAGTGGCTTCTCATAGTCTTCTTCGATTACTCTCCAACCCAGCTGTTATACTCGCCTAACTTCTTGGCCTTCTTTACGTTTCTTTTGAACCAAATGCAGAACATCCACAGCAAGGCTGTGTTCAGAAAAGTATAAGCTTGAACGTCTAAAATGTCAGACTGAAATTTCCAAAGGCCATTAAGATGCCATTATTACCTATCCATAGCATATTGGCTTACGAAAATTGGAGTACGATCTATAACATTGGTATGACTGAATGGTTGCACGGAACAAATATCATCCTAGCCAAGGAGACAGCCATTTGATTGTCTTCAGTGTCTACAAAAAGTAAGCATATATAAACAATAGAAGGGAAAGAAACCCAAACCTTTCAAAGTAAAGCTAACTTGGGTGTTGTGGGGTTTTTTCTGCAGTCAAAATGAAAgaaagaatttgaaaacatcAGCGTatagtaaacataaaataattcaaatgtATACTGCATAAGAATGATCAAACAAACACACACTAAGAAATTTATTACACTACCATAGTCGGTGCTTTGAGGAAAGGAAACAAAGACATACATAAGTCTTCTCCATATATCATAAATAAAGAATGAGTCTCTACATAGATCAAGCAGAGAGACTTGATTCACTATTTCTGAAAGGCTTAGAGTAACATACTGAAAGTGGCGTGAATGAGAAATCTGAACCTACAAATGGATTCTCATAATCTTCTCCGATTGGTCACTGCTGCCCAGAAATGAAGTAGACGGAATCGCATCTCGGACTATCCCAATCCAGGGGTGACATCACTGAAGAACAGAGCCGCCAGTGCCTTCCCCGTTGATATGGACATTTCCTTTGCCATGAATTGCAGGGATTATTGAATTAGAATCTGGGGAAGCTAATAATATCATTAGAAATAATATTACATACCTGTCGTCCATGAGAAGCGGTTCTAAACCCAATAAGCATGTCCATTTCATACCCATTGACTAATGTGGTTTTATGGATTTCTCGTATAAGAACGATGAAAGTGAAGTGCAGAAGCCCGTTTGGAAGCGCTTGTTGCTGCTAAATTGTTTGAGGCAATATATCGGCCTTTTTAAGAAGTGTTAATAGGAGGAAAAAAAATAGGGACGTGGAAGGTTACATCTAGTATGAATAAAGGTGTCAAGAGCAGGAATCAATGATTCAGAGTGGGTGATTATTGCAAAGTAAAGGAGATTTGGAGAGAGTGGAAACGATAGTGACGAAGGAGAAGAGTTGGAGACGATGGAGTAAGGTGAATTTAGAATGGGCCAAAACCAAATTAGATAAGCCCAAAACATTTGGCTACTTGAAATTCAATGTCGACAAAGAAGATGTGACGTGTCAATTTCAAACTATCTGATTGGCTTGATTTTCCGATCCGACGTGGCATAGCTGAAAGGACTTCATATTCCCCTTTTAATATTGTTAGATCGTCTCAGGTTTGTCTGGCATATGGCTATGGTTCCTAGACAGCGTAGTGTTTTCTTAAGGTTTTTCGTTATCATAGTTTGTTGATCATTCCATCCTAGTAAAGGATGTGATGATGGTATGTATTGAACTCTTGTGCTTTTGATGTTTAATGGTAATATTCTATGGCAAAAAAAACTCCATAATCTAGCAATCATTACCTTTATGACTTCGACAAATACAGTATATGAAtctctgatatttttttttaccatatcttgtttttatcattttttaacTATCTactgaataaatattttattgtatatttacttttaaggAATTCAAAAGTGATCACATATTTTATATTGGAGAAATCAATTTTAAACCAGTATCtgtactttttaaaaatattatatataataattcctattttaaattttaataatatatactttcaataaataaattttattttaaaattatttattcccTCACTAGGAAAATATTCTAGATCATCCCCCACTAGATATGAGAACATCGTAAATGAATACATTTTACTGCTCGTGGGTTTGGATAGTAATATGATGGCTGggtcaaaaaaatatgattggGTTAATAAGACATGcctgcttcttttttttcaatctATCTATAAGATGAAACTTGTATGTTTTGTGGAAAAATTAGGAAGAGTCACATCGCCAAAAAACTTGACCACATTCTTCTTAACGACTTGTGGCAGCTTAGCTTTCCTGTTTTGTATACCCAGTTTGGAAACTCTTCAGTCTCAGATAATTCCCAATGCTGCATTGTACTTGGAAACAGATCTCGCTCCAAAAAGCTGTTTATGATCAGACGATGAGGGAATCACCCAAATATTGTAGTAATGAGTGCATCATGCACTCTATAAAGACAAGAAGGACTCAATGAAGACACATGTTGTGAGTCAAGAACTCAACATGTCGAGAGATGCGGTGCAATAATCATAAGTATTCTATTAAATTGATGCAGAGGTTGTATCACAATTACAAAAAGAATAAACACATGATATGTCTTTGAAGTAAATTTTGACACCTAAGTCGTGATTTAGCTTAGTGTGTAATCAATTAAAAGGAGAAATGGTGACATCATAATACATATCTTGTGGGCTGGGGGGGGGGAGAGAAGAGTATATCTCGTGGTGTGATTGACGTCCTAATATGGATAGtgcatatatatgtcatttgGGGAAAACATATATAATGAAGTATTCTATGTATGAAAACATGGTCAGTGAAAAAGAGTGGTTTTCCTTAAGTGgcaaacaaaactaaaatgagGAAATTGAAAATGCAAGAATGAGCTTGTAGATTTTAATTGTCTTGCATTGATGAAGTTAGtgacatagttgctgatgcaagTGTGCTAGTCATTGTGCCATGATGCGAAATGGAGGAGCCCTTTTAACAAGATATTATGAACTGTAAAAATATGAACTTGAGAAGTAAGTCTATGTCTTGATGAAGTCGTTTGCAAATGTTTCACTCAATGTCCTATGAACCATGCGACATGGAAGAGCCATTTGGGAAAGAGATTTTGAGCTGGATGAGGTGTATCAGAGTCACATTTCTACATTATAAcaagaaaatgataaatttatgGAAATGTCTTTATGCTTTAAAGATAATAAAGGATGATAATTCCAAAAAAAGTTGTTGTCTTTATTCATGGATTCATTGATCATATGCCTACGGTTTTGAGAAAAAGTGGGGAAGACTATGACATAACCTAAGGATTGATGGTGACCAAGTAACACTTGGATCTGATTTTATAAGAGAGTAAGAGTATGATTAATGGGGGTTATTAGGGTgaagttcttagcggaatataagaaaccgtctcttaacttttaactaaaaaaactaagaaccggctttaagagcttttttagttaaaagttaagagacggtttcttatattccgctaagaacttcACCCTAATAAcctccattaatcatgctctaactcAAGgttgaatgttatttttgtttgtcaacTGCCCATTTAACTAGACCAAGTTTTGGCCAGACAAGACATTTCTCCAAGGGGGCACCACAATCTGAATGTGTCTGATCTATATGGGAGAAAATAATGTCTCTGGTTTAGCCTCTTTCGCTAATGAGTCCGCCCATCCATTTCTGCTCCGGGAAATATGAAGCGGGCTCACATTCTTAAAGTTATCCTATAGATTCCAAAACTCATTAATCTCTGAAGTAAATGTTGGCCATTTCATCAGGTGTGTAGTCATATCAACTAGATTTGAATAGTTGGTCTCGAAAATGATCGAGGAGATCTTCATGTCTCTCACACATGAAGCTGCACAAAGTAAACATTTCATCTTAGAGTGTACGACCAAGAGGCTACTGTTACATGCGCGATCTGAAAGATTCAGTACCCATTTGATCCTAAGCTTTCTATGTATtcgttaaaaatttaaaataaaaatgatgatgatcatattatttgaatataacCCAATTAATAAGAAGATGAAGGAGTAGAAGatacaatataaaattagaatataatactagataatttaaaaaaacaatagatTAATAAAGTTTTCTAGGTTTAAGTTGAGGCCATGCaataaaaaaatcgaaaatataataagataatgagtttttgaaaaaccttataaaaacataaggtcccatataaatataaattaataataattttaaataaaatttataaaaatataaataaaaatattgtatttttttattcatagtGAATGTTGGGCCTGATTTCGGTCAATCAATGATTGGGCCAAAGATAACAACGGGATCGGTTAAGAGAAGTCCGACCCAATATCAAGGAGAAGACGAAGTCAACACGTCAAAGCCGTGATCCCGAATATCTAGGAGGAAATTTTGGAGGCTCGGTAGCTATAGCCTATAAGACGAGAGAAGCGATGAAGCAAAAGGACACATGAAACCCTAGCGACTTATACAAAACATATCGACCTCGATCTTAAACTCTCTCTCATTCTCACTCTCATACTTTGTATTCAATCTTAGTTATCCTTAAGTTATATTTCGATCTCATTTCACCATTGTATTCATCAAAACTTTATCAATAAAAGTCCATTTTAGTCAACCGGAATCTGATTATATCGTTGTGTTTTAAAGATATCGTTGTCCACATTATTTTCTTCCATAATCTTTACAAACAATCATTATCAAATACTGAGTGTGAGTTTTAAGATCCACAATgaaatttatctttaatttttctaaccagttcaaaatattttgatgttattTTGTCATTTACacctaaatttatttaaatttcatgaatacatttttatacatcaaataatttaataaaaataattaaattttgtattttaatcaatatatatacctttaaataaattttcttcttatttttacataaaacgtaattcaaaattatataaaaattctataaatttataactatataaattaataaaatatcatagtttcattttattaattgataatattttttgctatatatacttttgttgagtcaaaatatttgaaatattatattgaTTTTTCATCCAAATATTCAAGCCAAATCAATTTTTGTTACATTTAGGTATTTAAGTatactttatataaatttatatcttctatcttattttattttagattttgaaaaatttaaaatatttcaaaataatttgaaCTGGTTATTTGAATCCGAAAAGATCCGAACAGAAACCAAGGGAGTGACTGGAATGAACtgtagatttatatttttggttgtAGAATTTAATCTGTAGGTTTATTTGCCGTAGATTATTTTTCTATAACTTTgtaaaacactatttttttttggaaataaaaCTCTCTACAACCATATTTTGCTTTTATAGAGATTATTTTGCTGAgagtttataaagaaaaaaaaatttgattggttgacaTATATAACTCTAAACTAAATTTCGAATGTCCTGAGTATCTACGGCCGCAACCAATCATCCCATCTCCAGATCAATATACTTTAACATATCCAAACCGAACGCGTATAGGCAGCCCTCAATCCTAAGTAAAACTAAAACTTGACCCGCGCGACCGCGCGAGTATTTAATATGTGTTTgtatttaatgatatatttgttaatgtagtcatatttgtaaatgtaaatgttatatttgtacttaattttatattttagcattttagcGTAAAATGTATCAACAATATtaggtattatataaaaaatctaacatttatataataagatccatgtcttaaatatataacgaacaaattttttaaataaaaagtacgAAAATAGACAATTGTGAATTAGCATGCTATTTATAAATGAATCATTAGCTAtaatatttgtaagaaaataaaatgattgttaaacttctatcaaatttggaaaatatacaaattaagatttaaatttgtaagaaaaaaaattgaaaataaaaatttgatgtaACTGATAAGAAATTATAAATGAGTTTAAATTTGTGTACATTTAAACCACGACCTTGCGGAtgtttgcttttatttttgtaaataaatatttattttttctaagtgataatatgtattttaaaattttacgtgtgttaaataattatttaataagatttataagcataataattttatagtttatattttttttattgtttttatcttGTAAACCGTCAATTGTATTACCAccatttttagaatatgatcCGTGTATCTATacaaatgatttattttattttatttt
This Brassica napus cultivar Da-Ae chromosome C6, Da-Ae, whole genome shotgun sequence DNA region includes the following protein-coding sequences:
- the LOC106454129 gene encoding berberine bridge enzyme-like 1, with product MKKLSCLIIFLSLASSSLAVDPSNQPIYESFLKCFSNQTCTAPNKLCDVVLPQSSASFTPTLRAYIRNARYNTSTSPKPLIVIAARSEAHVQATVLCTKSLNFQLKTRSGGHDYDGVSYISNRPYFVLDMSYLRNITVDMADGGGSAWVGAGATLGEVYYSIWQKSKSHGFPAGVCPTVGAGGHISGGGYGNMIRKYGLSVDYVTDAKIVDVNGRILDRKSMGEDLFWAIGGGGGASFGVILAFKIKLVAVPPTVTVFRVEKTLEENALDMVHKWQFVAPKTSPDLFMRLLLQPKTMNTTQTVRASVVALFLGRQSDLLSLLGKEFPELGLRTENCTEMTWIQSVMWWANSDNATLIKPEILLDREPDSASFLKRKSDYVETEISKEGLGFLFTKLMETGKLGLVFNPYGGIMCQVPTTKTPFPHRKRLFKVQHSMNWKDAGIEAENSFMEKTRSFYSYMAPFVTKNPRHTYLNYRDLEIGTNSHGPNSYREAEVYGRKYFGENFDRLVKVKTAVDPENFFRDEQSVPTLPTKPSMR
- the LOC106454130 gene encoding uncharacterized protein LOC106454130 gives rise to the protein MRSHFQQVNQSLFHVSLLHLCGISIFSYAVGDAWRRLCLSWFPFWRKNQDSRVAYIFDVSRFPPSTEYSKCNRLLSAHSFSYTLIEDISNSSSLEHTIISKSGGGQLDLLIFDTSFKILETVKRLCAKRGLLVRMTHEFDHHKDNEFLEEWSKRRKERAKLHQSAGNLATGDYTGSFRFRDRIHLG